Proteins from one Candida orthopsilosis Co 90-125, chromosome 2 draft sequence genomic window:
- a CDS encoding Pth2 cAMP-independent regulatory protein, protein MSNYLSDQQALHISTPQPQPQPQPQQQQQQSTTSLSTTGTPAHTPVTMNLVTYFGRVYTLYDALLLLEACRLNILPTIDRRLTTFERSRFIKPNCIFIWNETKSGMKRWTDGKLWSASKVIFGNFLQYREINKVTKKPEFNGLIKQSFSLNTKDGQRFHLISYYQLSNPNINRQRLMWNGTLPPVTNDDTINSINSDGDYGDDDNNDERTLKKRKLLHSNPASATNSPTSDLEQQQQQQQQQQQQQQQQRQLEEDYEDGYIVCIPSHDPKLKKLTLSTDIYPSHTLRAIPKNLKTGLTGPIPNTPSSIKGEDEEGVAESSTSTPNPPIAPGAIGYNNLSSQQQKQKQQQKQQQKLKPLNQQVPTYTHLQDSLNNYSHQSPSALPSAPPTIPPSTYPISSTALAKTQHSAPPPPPLLQTTNNSATSNYANHPNYATPTPTTTTTTATTNNATPEFQFAQVSNLSTIPPASTTMPTSTGSNLHFKFNNSEYIKNCDLQIVDILNKGFLK, encoded by the coding sequence ATGTCTAATTACCTTTCTGATCAACAAGCTTTGCATATCTCAACcccacaaccacaaccacaaccacaaccacagcagcagcagcagcagtcAACTACAAGTCTATCCACCACTGGCACACCTGCTCATACCCCGGTCACTATGAATCTTGTCACTTATTTCGGTAGAGTATATACCTTGTACGATGCTCTATTACTACTAGAAGCATGCCGACTCAATATTTTACCTACAATAGATCGTCGATTAACTACATTTGAACGACTGAGATTTATAAAACCAAACTGTATTTTCATATGGAATGAGACCAAAAGTGGAATGAAACGATGGACAGATGGGAAATTGTGGTCAGCTTCAAAAGTTATATTTGGAAACTTTTTACAATATCGAGAAATTAATAAGGTTACTAAGAAACCAGAATTTAATGGATTAATTAAACAATCATTTAGTTTAAATACTAAAGATGGACAACgtttccatttgatttcGTATTATCAATTGAGTAATCCTAATATCAATCGACAGAGATTAATGTGGAATGGCACTTTACCACCCGTCACCAATGACGatacaatcaattcaatcaattctgATGGTGATTATGGGGATGACGATAATAATGATGAGCGAACTTTAAAGAAGCGCAAGTTATTACATTCAAACCCAGCATCTGCTACTAATTCACCAACATCAGACTtagaacaacaacaacaacaacaacaacaacaacaacaacaacaacaacaacagcgACAATTGGAAGAGGATTATGAAGATGGTTATATCGTATGCATACCATCACATGAtcccaaattgaaaaaattaacCCTTTCAACTGATATTTATCCCTCTCATACATTGCGGGCAATCCCCAAAAACTTAAAAACTGGATTAACAGGTCCTATACCAAATactccatcatcaattaaagGAGAAGACGAGGAGGGAGTGGCAGAATCATCTACATCAACACCTAATCCCCCCATTGCTCCAGGAGCAATAGGTTATAATAATCTatcatcacaacaacagaagcagaaacaacaacagaagcaacaacagAAGCTTAAACCGttgaatcaacaagttCCCACTTATACTCATCTTCAAGATTCTTTAAACAACTATAGCCATCAACTGCCACTGGCTCTCCCAAGTgcaccaccaacaatacCCCCATCAACGTATCCAATCTCTTCAACTGCATTAGCAAAGACTCAGCACtcagcaccaccacctccaCCTCTCCTTCAAACTACAAATAACTCCGCCACCTCCAACTACGCCAATCATCCCAACTATGCAACTCCGactccaacaacaaccactACTACAGCTACTACGAACAATGCCACCCCAGAGTTCCAATTCGCTCAAgtttccaatttatcaacaataccaCCTGCATCCACAACAATGCCCACTTCAACAGGAAGTAATTTGCATTTTAAATTTAATAATTCTgaatatatcaaaaattgcgatttacaaattgttgatattttgaataaagGGTTCTTAAAGTGA
- a CDS encoding Tma64 protein (S. cerevisiae homolog TMA64 localizes to), whose translation MFKKPPQVKPAANIKSSDRRKLLSTVCKTYNLPIDEIAKEGLDNLVPPISKKASFTSPVDKKLSGTIYFDSNEVPSWFQTRDSQLYPSLFTCWKCPYILPLVKTHEPVIGVLGKGADLMLPGTIPPFDERAVKNAVVGIVSKEKPNVIMAVGVCRLNLTQFDYVVGRSGMAVEIIHHFDDELMKLNKEIDVVIPEEVDAEIPKVTKEEEEESVETDGVDKADREEPESEIQKEETTSAQPEAIETGEVKTEIENVAEELAQLTTEEVDNFFIRSLLQTIKLENIELPINASTFMSSYIYKNLPILGSTYANIKKTSWKKTSKFLKAMAKLSYLEVKGKDEDLSIIKLMTRTNPTIENFVPHKINKVKKPTSSGSSDGNASSSMMKITTLYKPTSKSRMFFNKLNAEFDHLYTLPELRTMFNDYIKLANLVNPANPKQIIIDEIISKPTNKPIDSQAPRDQIFTTFLTNFTPHYAITSNQYSHLGKGTPPKIHIVTEMKIGRKVITRVGNYDKFFIKQGAFAEELRKLCSGSTTIVDDEQVQVQGPHGNTIINLLKEKGVPLGCIEFEDKVKKKKRR comes from the coding sequence ATGTTTAAGAAACCACCACAGGTAAAACCAGCAGctaatatcaaatcatctGATCGTAGAAAACTCCTATCTACAGTATGCAAGACATATAACCTACCAATCGATGAGATTGCTAAAGAAGGATTGGACAATCTAGTGCCGCCAATCAGTAAAAAGGCAAGCTTCACATCACCAGTGGATAAGAAGTTATCGGGAACGATATACTTTGACTCCAACGAAGTCCCCTCTTGGTTTCAAACCAGAGACTCTCAGTTATATCCTTCGCTTTTCACATGTTGGAAATGTCCTTATATTTTACCCTTGGTCAAAACACATGAACCTGTGATTGGAGTGTTAGGTAAAGGGGCGGATTTGATGTTGCCGGGTACCATCCCGCCATTTGACGAAAGGGCAGTCAAGAATGCagttgttggtattgtttCCAAGGAGAAGCCAAATGTGATTATGGCGGTTGGGGTATGTCGTTTGAACTTGACTCAGTTTGATTATGTTGTCGGTAGATCAGGGATGGCAGTGGAAATAATCCATCATTTTGATGAcgaattgatgaaattgaataagGAGATAGATGTGGTGATACCAGAAGAAGTGGATGCAGAAATACCAAAAGTTACAAAggaagaggaggaggaaCTGGTGGAGACTGATGGGGTAGATAAGGCGGATAGAGAAGAGCCAGAAAGTGAAATACAAAAGGAAGAAACCACCAGTGCCCAGCCAGAAGCAATAGAGACTGGAGAGGTCaaaactgaaattgaaaatgttgcTGAAGAATTGGCGCAATTGACAACAGAAGAAGTagacaatttttttattcgATCATTGCTACAAACcatcaaattggaaaacatCGAATTACCAATTAATGCATCAACATTTATGTCgtcatatatatataagaACTTACCTATATTAGGTTCAACATATGCTAATATCAAGAAAACATCATGGAAAAAGACATCCAAATTTCTCAAAGCAATGGCTAAATTATCGTATTTGGAAGTCAAGGgaaaagatgaagatttatCAATAATCAAACTAATGACACGTACCAACCCCACAATTGAGAATTTTGTGCCTCACAAGATCAACAAGGTTAAAAAACCAACTTCATCGGGGTCGTCGGATGGTaatgcatcatcatcaatgatgaagatcaCCACCTTGTATAAACCAACAAGCAAATCACGcatgtttttcaataagCTCAATGCCGAATTTGATCATTTGTACACCTTGCCTGAATTGCGTACCATGTTCAACGACTACATCAAATTAGCCAACTTGGTTAACCCAGCCAACCCCAAACAAATTataattgatgaaatcatATCGAAACCAACCAACAAACCAATCGATTCACAAGCACCACGTGATCAAATATTCACTACATTCTTAACAAACTTCACACCTCATTATGCAATCACTTCGAATCAGTATAGCCATTTAGGTAAAGGAACACCACCAAAGATTCACATAGTTACTGAAATGAAGATTGGTCGAAAAGTAATTACTCGTGTGGGGAATTATgacaaatttttcattaaacAAGGTGCTTTTGCTGAAGAGTTGCGAAAATTATGCTCTGGATCAACAactattgttgatgatgaacaAGTTCAGGTTCAGGGACCACATGGAAATacaattatcaatttgttgaaggagAAAGGTGTGCCTTTGGGAtgtattgaatttgaagataaggtgaagaagaaaaagagaaggTGA
- a CDS encoding mitochondrial ribosomal protein of the large subunit yields the protein MFRLIPLQHIRRVIPTCTTSPTATFIRTLVHFKETKTQLQREKDKQKKRKLRQELKFKSLENPIDHPLHMPIAEALNTIRSFEVGKPADKSTITCNLYVRQEQGAAPINGTVDIPFPINRKTKPLVFTTHHSIIEELSTLVDPQYLGGKELIDKFVNQELLPGDFTHVFATSEMESQLRSVARILGPAGLQPTKKKGTVTDDPQAIANILRSYQIKQKDSHITFTVGNTTFSDFQIMSNLKAVSDVIFSQIDPNASKKTRLGYCFISSANSPGLVIDFKQE from the coding sequence ATGTTTAGACTAATACCGCTTCAGCATATAAGGCGCGTGATTCCAACATGTACTACTTCACCCACAGCTACATTCATACGTACCCTTGTACACTTCAAAGAAACCAAGACTCAACTTCAACGAGAAaaagataaacaaaagaagcGTAAATTGAGACAAGAGttaaaattcaaatcattggaAAACCCCATTGATCATCCATTACATATGCCTATTGCTGAAGCACTCAATACCATTAGATCATTTGAAGTGGGTAAACCAGCAGATAAATCGACAATCACCTGTAATTTATATGTACGTCAAGAACAAGGTGCTGCCCCCATTAACGGAACTGTTGATATACCATTCCCTATCAATAGGAAGACTAAACCACTTGTATTCACTACTCATCATTCGataattgaagaattacTGACATTAGTCGACCCACAATATTTAGGAGGTAAAGAAttaattgataaatttgtcAATCAAGAATTATTACCTGGGGATTTCACCCATGTTTTCGCTACTAGTGAAATGGAAAGTCAATTAAGATCAGTTGCGAGGATATTAGGTCCTGCAGGATTACaaccaacaaagaaaaagggaACTGTTACTGATGATCCTCAAGCTATTGCTAATATTTTAAGATCATAtcaaattaaacaaaaggATTCTCATATAACTTTTACTGTGGGGAATACTACTTTTAGtgatttccaaatcatgtcaaatttgaaagcGGTTAGTGATGTTATATTCTCGcaaattgatccaaatgcTTCAAAAAAGACCAGGTTGGGTTATTGTTTCATCTCCTCAGCTAATAGTCCTGGGTTAGTCATTGACTTCAAACAGGAGTAA
- a CDS encoding Gaa1 protein (S. cerevisiae homolog GAA1 has GPI-anchor transamidase activity, has role in attachment GPI anchor protein and localizes to GPI-anchor transamidase complex) → MALAEKVLRKIHKLNLVPKAIKLLPRLSFIVAILSILWLVTLPQDGNYRNCYISENALMPGQVTSYFRESEWNIVRGYRHEIKQLESQPIEQRNEAITAWLQDLGLPVSRHHNGFTNDTLYSIMHASRGENTEAMALVVPWVNSDNEFNEGAMALGMALMRYFQRISVWSKNIILVIPPDGKQSLRSWVNAYHTSLDDTAGSIEAAIIMEYGKQGDGFQYYDMFYEGLNGQLPNLDLLNTANQIGQHEGISCSIQDISDRAINFTNRLKTLFSGILRLVIAGSRDVHGHEAFSGWQIQAFTIKAKGTQGHDVTQFGRIVDSTFRSVNNLLEKFHQSFFFYLMLSPKHFVSIGTYLPSAVMLAVAYAFGALNAILNSGIDLDQIPQNLSKLLIIAVVAEVVCVGLSVIIPQASKETLNHVPLALSILPVFVVRSHGHSSTATSFALIGLALLIIAFLITALLIVHFALALTIGLLAIPLTFVPTVIQKNRKLAISCLFISNPFFVFVLANGYFAEEFFPNLIASWNQLQCWTWLVIILGWFPAWLMIAYATTGISTTPVVCEIEKNEKDEKDEKL, encoded by the coding sequence ATGGCTTTAGCAGAAAAGGTGTTGAGGAAAATtcataaattgaatttagtCCCAAAAGCAATCAAGCTACTACCTCGCCTTTCATTTATCGTGGCTATTTTGAGTATACTATGGCTAGTAACATTACCGCAAGATGGAAACTATCGTAATTGTTATATTTCCGAAAATGCATTGATGCCAGGACAAGTCACGTCTTATTTCCGAGAGAGTGAATGGAACATTGTACGTGGGTATAGACACGAAATTAAACAACTTGAACTGcaaccaattgaacaacGTAATGAAGCTATTACAGCATGGTTACAAGATTTGGGTTTGCCGGTTTCGCGACACCATAATGGATTCACTAATGATACACTTTACTCGATTATGCATGCATCGCGAGGTGAAAATACCGAGGCTATGGCGTTAGTTGTACCGTGGGTAAATTCAGAtaatgaattcaatgaaggAGCTATGGCACTTGGTATGGCATTGATGCgttattttcaaagaatttCCGTGTGGTCAAAAAACATTATTCTTGTGATTCCCCCCGATGGCAAACAGAGCTTAAGATCGTGGGTTAATGCATATCATACAAGTTTGGATGATACAGCTGGGTCAATAGAAGCAGCCATAATTATGGAGTATGGTAAGCAGGGTGATGGTTTTCAATACTATGATATGTTCTATGAAGGTTTGAATGGTCAATTGCCTAATTTAGACTTACTAAACACCGCTAACCAAATTGGCCAACATGAAGGTATCAGTTGTAGTATACAAGATATAAGTGATCGAGCAATCAACTTTACAAATCGATTGAAGACTTTATTTTCTGGAATTTTGAGATTAGTGATTGCTGGATCTAGAGATGTTCATGGTCATGAAGCATTTTCAGGATGGCAGATTCAAGCATTCACAATCAAAGCTAAAGGAACCCAAGGACACGATGTGACTCAATTTGGTCGAATCGTTGATTCTACATTCAGATCAGTCAATAacttgttggaaaaatttcatcaatcattctttttctatttGATGTTGAGTCCAAAGCATTTTGTTTCTATTGGAACTTATTTACCTAGTGCAGTGATGTTGGCGGTAGCATATGCATTTGGTGCATTAAATGCGATATTGAATTCGGGTATCgatttggatcaaattcCACAAAATTTGAgcaagttgttgattattgCGGTGGTCGCAGAGGTTGTGTGCGTTGGTTTATCCGTCATCATACCGCAAGCATCAAAAGAAACGTTAAATCACGTTCCCTTGGCACTCCTGATATTACCTGTCTTTGTTGTAAGAAGTCACGGACACTCTTCGACCGCTACAAGTTTTGCATTGATCGGATTAGCCTTATTGATTATTGCATTCTTAATAACTGCTTTACTAATTGTCCATTTCGCATTGGCACTCACGATTGGTTTATTGGCAATACCATTGACATTTGTGCCCACCGTGATACAAAAAAATAGGAAATTGGCTATCCTGTGTTTGTTCATTTCAAATCCATTCTTTGTATTCGTTCTTGCTAATGGATACTTTGCTGAGGAATTCTTTCCAAACTTGATTGCTTCATGGAACCAATTGCAATGTTGGACTTGGTTGGTTATTATTTTAGGATGGTTTCCTGCTTGGTTAATGATTGCTTATGCTACAACTGGGATCAGTACAACCCCTGTTGTTTgcgaaattgaaaagaatgaaaaggATGAAAAGGATGAAAAGTTGTGA